A single window of Deltaproteobacteria bacterium DNA harbors:
- a CDS encoding DoxX family protein produces the protein MDLSWLSQPRAVGRGLVTAFFAVVFLQSAIDKLVDREGNLGFFSDHFKNSAVAGLVPLMFWTLTLLEATAGGLCALGILIFDFTHEGLSVSSCGVIAAGIALLSLLLGQRLAKDYAGAAVVAAYFAVALIGLALF, from the coding sequence ATGGATCTGAGCTGGCTGTCACAACCGCGGGCGGTGGGTCGCGGTCTCGTCACCGCGTTCTTCGCCGTTGTCTTCCTGCAGTCCGCGATCGACAAGCTGGTCGATCGCGAAGGCAACCTCGGATTCTTCAGCGATCACTTCAAGAACAGCGCGGTGGCGGGCTTGGTGCCGTTGATGTTCTGGACGCTGACGCTGCTGGAAGCGACCGCCGGTGGTCTGTGCGCGTTGGGCATCCTCATCTTCGACTTCACGCACGAGGGGCTGAGCGTATCTTCCTGTGGCGTAATCGCCGCGGGCATCGCGCTGCTGAGCTTGCTGCTGGGACAGCGATTGGCGAAGGACTACGCCGGTGCGGCAGTGGTTGCCGCGTACTTCGCGGTAGCGTTGATCGGCCTCGCGTTGTTCTGA
- a CDS encoding 2-oxoacid:ferredoxin oxidoreductase subunit beta has product MPTAPATKLTRKDFVSDQDVRWCPGCGDYAILAQVQKVLPELGVPRENFVFLSGIGCSSRFPYYVNTYGFHTIHGRAPAIATGLKASRPELSVWVVTGDGDALSIGGNHLIHALRRNLDLNILLFNNRIYGLTKGQYSPTSEEGKITKSTPMGSLDHPFHPISVALGAEGTFVARTIDVEAKHLQEIVRRAFEHKGTAFVEILQNCNIFNDGAFADLTEKETKAETQLLLEHGQPLRFGKDRDKGIRMRGHSLEVAHLGKDSTEADLIVHDESDPVLAFLLSTMQPPKFPTPIGVFRAVSRPTYEEALVHQVEQAKAKLGPGDLDELFGRGDTWVVS; this is encoded by the coding sequence ATGCCAACCGCCCCCGCGACCAAACTCACCCGGAAGGACTTCGTCAGCGATCAGGATGTTCGCTGGTGTCCCGGCTGCGGCGACTACGCCATCCTCGCCCAAGTCCAGAAGGTCTTGCCCGAACTGGGTGTGCCGCGTGAGAACTTCGTGTTCCTCTCCGGCATCGGCTGTTCCAGCCGCTTTCCCTACTACGTCAACACGTACGGCTTTCACACCATCCACGGGCGCGCCCCGGCGATCGCCACGGGACTCAAAGCGAGCCGGCCGGAATTGTCGGTGTGGGTGGTCACCGGCGACGGTGACGCGCTCAGCATCGGCGGCAACCACCTCATCCATGCGCTGCGTCGCAACCTCGACCTCAACATCCTGCTATTCAACAATCGCATCTACGGTTTGACCAAGGGCCAGTACTCGCCAACCTCGGAGGAAGGCAAGATCACCAAGTCCACGCCGATGGGTTCGCTCGATCATCCATTCCATCCGATTTCCGTCGCCCTCGGAGCCGAAGGTACCTTCGTCGCGCGTACCATCGATGTCGAGGCCAAGCACTTGCAAGAGATCGTGCGGCGCGCCTTCGAGCACAAGGGCACTGCGTTCGTCGAGATTCTTCAGAACTGCAACATCTTCAACGACGGCGCCTTCGCGGATCTGACCGAGAAGGAAACCAAAGCCGAGACCCAACTGCTGCTTGAACACGGCCAGCCACTCCGTTTCGGCAAGGACCGCGACAAAGGTATCCGCATGCGGGGCCATTCGCTTGAAGTCGCGCACCTCGGAAAGGACTCGACCGAAGCGGACCTCATCGTACACGACGAGTCGGATCCCGTACTCGCGTTCCTGCTCAGCACCATGCAGCCGCCGAAGTTTCCGACCCCAATCGGCGTCTTCCGCGCCGTCAGCCGCCCGACCTACGAGGAAGCGCTCGTCCATCAGGTCGAGCAGGCCAAAGCCAAGCTCGGCCCCGGCGATCTCGACGAACTCTTCGGCCGCGGCGATACCTGGGTGGTCAGCTGA